Below is a genomic region from Rosa chinensis cultivar Old Blush chromosome 5, RchiOBHm-V2, whole genome shotgun sequence.
CAGATGCGCTGCAGGGGctgcggggcagcaggggctgcggaggtgcgctgcaggggcaggtgcGCAGCGGGGGctgcggggcagcaggggctgcggaggtgcgctgcaggggcaggtgcGCAGCGGGGGctgcggggcagcaggggctgcgcaGATTTTTGAGGAGAAGAAATTCTTTtcgggtttttgggttttagcTATTGTGGTttagagctcgtgctgataacgtgtttaagtatattggtattgagagagattgatgagagaagtgtatttcattatagagaataggagccctatatatagggattacaaagtgcataatctaatgttacaaggaataccaatccgtgtaggattgggaaatctagaaccttctctcctattcctattcctagtttgataaggcacactaaacttgattttccttcaacatgtTTGTTATTATTAACAAAAGTATATAATGTTTTTACTTTTCTCCCAATAACTCTGTGATTCTCTGTTATGTAAAGTTGTAAATGTAAATGTATTTTGCAAATTATATTCCGAATGTTGCTTTATGGGTGGCATGTCTAAAGACCTAATATCTCTAGCATTTATTGATCAGATACAGGCAAATAATAAACCCGCAGCAACGCGTGGGGATGCTAACTAGTGTAGTACTAGTTGACAACATATCCATTGAACACCTTCAAGGATAATTATTCAAAGCATATTAATTAAAGAACGAAAAACCAAAAGAAGAGGAAGCAAGTGAAGAACAAATTGTTCTACTACTGGCGTTATATAATACTATTCTCATAGCTTGGGAGCAAGACCAGCCTTGAGCTTTTGAATGGTGGCTACATCAGTCTTGAAGGACAAAGCCAAGACATTGTCATCGATGTTGGTGGCGAACAAAGTGGTAGGTATTGACACAGTTCCGGCACTTGCACTTCCAAAGGCAGAAACTGCCAGAGCCGAGTTTTGTGAATCGGCATTGTACTGGTAGTGAACAAGGCCCTTGGGAAACACAAACAGGTCGCCTGTCTGAAGAGTATGAGTAAAGAGGTTGTTCTTTGTGTCGACAAAGCCAACTTCAAGGGTACCGTCAATAAGGAAGAGGAGCTCAGCAGAGCGAGGATGAGTGTGTGGTGGGTTAGTAGTGCCAGCTGGGAATTCAAGGACGGCATATGAAACACTCTGCCCATTGAGAGCAGGAAACTCTGCCAAGGTTGCCTTCAATACTGTGAAGTTTTTAGGCTCGTCTCCACCAACAAGAACACGCATTCCCGTGAATGTGAAGAAGTTTCCGTCTACTGTTTTATTTGGGGCAATGAAGTCGGTAAGAATGTCCGGGTCTGCCGTTGCCATTTGAACAATGGCAAGTGAAGAAATTAGTAGTGAGAAGAATTTGAGTCTTGAAGTTCTTGAAGCCATGGTTGGAAACTTGATTAATTATGTGAAGATCGACTTGTGATATTGGGTAGTTGGATGAGGTTCTTCAGTTTCCAGAAAGACATTATTTATAGTTACAGAAAAAAGGCAAGAGAGTTTGTTTTCTTGCATGGAGGCTGGAGCTATATCTGATATCAGCTGGAGATGAACATTCCAATGTTTCTTGTTGTAGTTGTAGTCGTACTTTTTCATGTTTTGAAGAATGTACCCAATAACATTGGAACCTTTTCTAATCTTCTCCTCACTAAATTTCAATTGCAGAAGTATATGCTTAAATTCGACGGTCACATCTCTAATATTCTTTTAAAGGACTTCACTTTCAGTTATAAAAACTAGAGCCAGAGAATACGCTCGAGACAGTTTTAAGTTTAAACTCTTATTCAAAGAACAGAAGTTAAACAATTTGATATTCATGCATGTTAAGATAAATTAAAAAAGATCAACACAAGACTATTTAGGAAACAATAAAACAATCTACTTAATCTGTTATTGCTCTAATTATGACAGAACTATTAACTTCTCGGCTCGATTTCCTTAGTGTCCCCAGATAAGTCTTCACTATTTGTCCATTAATGAGACATGCATTGAAGTTTGATTATAAGGtaatgttatttatttattttttttctttaaagaaaTTGGGCGtcaatttattaataaaaaatgtGGCTAGCAATACACAGTGACCACCTCTAAAGGGCACAATCAATTTGCATCACTGTTTAGGAAGTGGTAGAGCAACCTACATAAAGCTAGTAACGTAACAATAATAGAGTTTTCTCTGAGCAATTCAAGATCCAACCTTACTTTATTCTCAAACCTGAGTCCACCTACGCAAAGGGGACTCCCAGGGCTGTCAGCATGCAGGCTGAAAGACCTTATTACAAAACACCCCAAAAATTGAGGCCCAAAGCCAAGATCCACCAAAGGTAGACCCAGACCCATCTCAGAATCAAAACCCTTGATCCGACCTTTCACAGCAACAGAACTCATGAACTGGGCAACTCCGGCCGCGCCACCACGCACCAATCCCGACTTGGTATTGCCACCGCCTGCCATATTATGAGGTAATGTTAAGTTGTTAACAAAAAAAGAGGTTTTTAAGTTTCGTTTTGACTTATTTGTCAAATCTTAAGTTCTTTCCTGGTCTGCTTTT
It encodes:
- the LOC112167226 gene encoding germin-like protein 9-3, encoding MASRTSRLKFFSLLISSLAIVQMATADPDILTDFIAPNKTVDGNFFTFTGMRVLVGGDEPKNFTVLKATLAEFPALNGQSVSYAVLEFPAGTTNPPHTHPRSAELLFLIDGTLEVGFVDTKNNLFTHTLQTGDLFVFPKGLVHYQYNADSQNSALAVSAFGSASAGTVSIPTTLFATNIDDNVLALSFKTDVATIQKLKAGLAPKL